One window of the Melospiza melodia melodia isolate bMelMel2 chromosome 15, bMelMel2.pri, whole genome shotgun sequence genome contains the following:
- the ADPGK gene encoding ADP-dependent glucokinase isoform X1 yields the protein MWQRSVCVGLLALALGYLCVLGPELPPAALRQLSASLLGTLRRARSLEARTVAAWQAAIVRPARGWARVAVGVNACVDVVLSGVKLLEALGLEPSDGKDHAVLNSGQDLKEAFAHFMERGAAAERFFSDAEAFQDIARTAAEHPAAQLYVGGNAALIGQKLATNPDLKILLCGPVGPKLHELLDDNVVVPPESMQERDEFHLILEYQAGEQWGRVRAPAANRFIFSHDLSNGALNMLEVFVSSLDEFQPDLVVLSGLHMMEGQSKEMRQRRLMEAVASISDIPTDIPIHLELASMTDQDFMSNIVHQQVFPLVNSIGLNEQELLFLTQSASGPHASLASWSGIPDVGVVSDILFWILKEHGKTAERASDLTRIHFHTLAYHILVTVDGHWGNQAAAVAAGARAAGTQACATDTIDTTKVFLKAPLEFVTSHTEAPSKISLNPDEPVVQWHREGISFHFTPVLVCKDPVRTVGLGDAISAEGLLYSEAYPQ from the exons ATGTGGCAGCGGTCGGTGTGCGTGGGCCTGCTGGCCCTGGCGCTGGGCTACCTGTGCGTGCTGGGCCCCGAGCTGCCCCCCGCGGCCCTGCGGCAGCTCTCGGCCTCGCTGCTGGGGACGCTGCGCCGCGCCCGCTCGCTGGAGGCGCGCACGGTGGCGGCCTGGCAGGCGGCCATTGTCCGCCCCGCGCGCGGCTGGGCGCGCGTCGCCGTCGG cGTCAACGCCTGCGTGGACGTGGTTCTGTCTGGGGTGAAGCTGCTGGAGGCTCTGGGGCTGGAGCCCAGTGATGGGAAGGACCATGCAGTGCTGAACTCTGGGCAGGACCTGAAGGAGGCTTTTGCCCATTTCATGGAGAGAGGGGCGGCTGCCGAGCGCTTCTTCAGCGACGCCGAGGCCTTCCAGGACATTGCGCGCACGGCCGCGGAGCACCCCGCGGCTCAG CTTTACGTGGGAGGAAATGCTGCTCTCATCGGGCAGAAGCTTGCAACAAACCCAGACCTGAAG aTCCTCCTTTGTGGCCCAGTTGGTCCCAAACTCCACGAACTGCTCGATGACAATGTGGTTGTGCCACCTGAATCCATGCAGGAAAGAGATGAATTCCATCTTATCTTGGAATATCAAGCAG GTGAGCAGTGGGGCCGGGTGAGGGCACCCGCTGCCAACCGCTTCATCTTCTCCCACGACCTGTCCAACGGCGCCCTGAACATGCTGGAGGTGTTTGTGTCCAGCCTGGATGAGTTCCAGCCTGACCTGGTGGTGCTTTCAGGACTTCACATGATGGAAGGGCAGAGCAAGGAGATGAGACAGAGGCGACTCATGGAG GCTGTAGCCTCCATCTCTGATATCCCAACCGACATTCCCATACACCTGGAGCTGGCCAGTATGACTGATCAGGATTTTATGAGCAACATTGTGCATCAG CAGGTCTTTCCCCTGGTGAACTCCATCGGGCTGaatgagcaggagctgctgttcctCACCCAGTCTGCCTCTGGTCCCCACGCCTCCCTGGCCTCCTGGAGCGGCATTCCCGACGTGGGGGTGGTCAGTGACATCCTCTTCTGGATCCTGAAGGAGCACGGCAAGACGGCAGAGCGGGCCTCGGACCTGACCCGGATCCACTTCCACACGCTGGCCTACCACATCCTGGTCACCGTGGACGGCCACTGGGGCaaccaggcagcagcagtggcagctggggcCAGGGCTGCTGGCACCCAGGCCTGTGCCACCGACACCATCGACACCACCAAGGTCTTCCTCAAAGCTCCCCTGGAGTTCGTCACCTCCCACACGGAGGCGCCATCCAAAATCTCCCTCAATCCAGACGAGCCCGTGGtgcagtggcacagggaaggCATCTCCTTCCACTTCACCCCTGTGCTGGTGTGCAAGGACCCCGTGCGGACCGTGGGGCTCGGGGACGCCATCTCAGCCGAGGGACTGCTCTACTCTGAAGCGTATCCTCAGTAG
- the ADPGK gene encoding ADP-dependent glucokinase isoform X2 gives MWQRSVCVGLLALALGYLCVLGPELPPAALRQLSASLLGTLRRARSLEARTVAAWQAAIVRPARGWARVAVGVNACVDVVLSGVKLLEALGLEPSDGKDHAVLNSGQDLKEAFAHFMERGAAAERFFSDAEAFQDIARTAAEHPAAQLYVGGNAALIGQKLATNPDLKILLCGPVGPKLHELLDDNVVVPPESMQERDEFHLILEYQAGEQWGRVRAPAANRFIFSHDLSNGALNMLEVFVSSLDEFQPDLVVLSGLHMMEGQSKEMRQRRLMEAVASISDIPTDIPIHLELASMTDQDFMSNIVHQVFPLVNSIGLNEQELLFLTQSASGPHASLASWSGIPDVGVVSDILFWILKEHGKTAERASDLTRIHFHTLAYHILVTVDGHWGNQAAAVAAGARAAGTQACATDTIDTTKVFLKAPLEFVTSHTEAPSKISLNPDEPVVQWHREGISFHFTPVLVCKDPVRTVGLGDAISAEGLLYSEAYPQ, from the exons ATGTGGCAGCGGTCGGTGTGCGTGGGCCTGCTGGCCCTGGCGCTGGGCTACCTGTGCGTGCTGGGCCCCGAGCTGCCCCCCGCGGCCCTGCGGCAGCTCTCGGCCTCGCTGCTGGGGACGCTGCGCCGCGCCCGCTCGCTGGAGGCGCGCACGGTGGCGGCCTGGCAGGCGGCCATTGTCCGCCCCGCGCGCGGCTGGGCGCGCGTCGCCGTCGG cGTCAACGCCTGCGTGGACGTGGTTCTGTCTGGGGTGAAGCTGCTGGAGGCTCTGGGGCTGGAGCCCAGTGATGGGAAGGACCATGCAGTGCTGAACTCTGGGCAGGACCTGAAGGAGGCTTTTGCCCATTTCATGGAGAGAGGGGCGGCTGCCGAGCGCTTCTTCAGCGACGCCGAGGCCTTCCAGGACATTGCGCGCACGGCCGCGGAGCACCCCGCGGCTCAG CTTTACGTGGGAGGAAATGCTGCTCTCATCGGGCAGAAGCTTGCAACAAACCCAGACCTGAAG aTCCTCCTTTGTGGCCCAGTTGGTCCCAAACTCCACGAACTGCTCGATGACAATGTGGTTGTGCCACCTGAATCCATGCAGGAAAGAGATGAATTCCATCTTATCTTGGAATATCAAGCAG GTGAGCAGTGGGGCCGGGTGAGGGCACCCGCTGCCAACCGCTTCATCTTCTCCCACGACCTGTCCAACGGCGCCCTGAACATGCTGGAGGTGTTTGTGTCCAGCCTGGATGAGTTCCAGCCTGACCTGGTGGTGCTTTCAGGACTTCACATGATGGAAGGGCAGAGCAAGGAGATGAGACAGAGGCGACTCATGGAG GCTGTAGCCTCCATCTCTGATATCCCAACCGACATTCCCATACACCTGGAGCTGGCCAGTATGACTGATCAGGATTTTATGAGCAACATTGTGCATCAG GTCTTTCCCCTGGTGAACTCCATCGGGCTGaatgagcaggagctgctgttcctCACCCAGTCTGCCTCTGGTCCCCACGCCTCCCTGGCCTCCTGGAGCGGCATTCCCGACGTGGGGGTGGTCAGTGACATCCTCTTCTGGATCCTGAAGGAGCACGGCAAGACGGCAGAGCGGGCCTCGGACCTGACCCGGATCCACTTCCACACGCTGGCCTACCACATCCTGGTCACCGTGGACGGCCACTGGGGCaaccaggcagcagcagtggcagctggggcCAGGGCTGCTGGCACCCAGGCCTGTGCCACCGACACCATCGACACCACCAAGGTCTTCCTCAAAGCTCCCCTGGAGTTCGTCACCTCCCACACGGAGGCGCCATCCAAAATCTCCCTCAATCCAGACGAGCCCGTGGtgcagtggcacagggaaggCATCTCCTTCCACTTCACCCCTGTGCTGGTGTGCAAGGACCCCGTGCGGACCGTGGGGCTCGGGGACGCCATCTCAGCCGAGGGACTGCTCTACTCTGAAGCGTATCCTCAGTAG